The Glycine soja cultivar W05 chromosome 8, ASM419377v2, whole genome shotgun sequence genome has a window encoding:
- the LOC114422590 gene encoding cytochrome P450 CYP736A12-like isoform X2: MIWIAAFLVSLAFLWLWISNKNAKKLPPGPIGLPILGSLHKLGANPHRGLHQLAQKYGPIMHLRLGFVPTIVISSPQAAELFLKTHDLVFASRPPHEAIKYIAWEQRNLGFAEYGSYWRNMRKMCTLELLSQTKINSFRIVREEELDLSIKLLREASNDGAAAVDISAKVARISADMACRMVLGKKYMDQDLDEKGFKAVVQEDMLLGSMDTSATVIEWTLSELLKNPRVMKKVQMELETVVGMQRKVKESDLDKLEYLDMVIKENMRLHPVAPLLIPHQSREDCMVGDFFIPRKSRVVINAWAIMRDSSVWSEAEKFWPERFEGSNIDVRGHDFQFIPFGSGRRACPGMQMGLTMVRLTVAQLVHCFHWKLPSDMLPDHLDMTEEFGLTMPRANHLLAVPTYRLHTASD; encoded by the exons ATGATTTGGATAGCAGCTTTTTTAGTTTCTCTTGCTTTTCTGTGGTTATGGATAAGCAACAAGAATGCAAAGAAATTACCACCTGGTCCCATAGGGTTGCCAATTTTGGGAAGCCTTCACAAGTTGGGTGCAAATCCTCATCGTGGCCTGCACCAACTAGCCCAAAAATATGGACCTATCATGCACTTACGCTTAGGTTTTGTGCCCACCATAGTTATTTCTTCCCCCCAAGCTGCTGAACTGTTCCTCAAGACCCATGACCTTGTCTTTGCTAGTAGACCACCCCATGAAGCTATAAAGTACATTGCTTGGGAGCAGAGGAACTTGGGATTTGCTGAATATGGTTCTTACTGGCGCAACATGCGCAAGATGTGCACATTGGAATTGCTTAGCCAAACCAAAATTAACTCCTTCAGAATCGTGAGAGAAGAAGAACTTGACCTATCCATCAAGCTTCTAAGAGAGGCATCCAATGATGGAGCTGCTGCTGTTGATATCAGTGCCAAGGTTGCAAGAATCAGTGCAGACATGGCTTGTAGAATGGTCTTGGGAAAGAAGTACATGGACCAGGACTTGGATGAGAAGGGGTTTAAGGCTGTGGTGCAAGAG GATATGCTGTTGGGTTCAATGGATACTTCGGCTACAGTAATTGAGTGGACACTTTCAGAGCTCCTAAAGAATCCACGGGTGATGAAGAAAGTCCAAATGGAGTTGGAAACTGTGGTGGGTATGCAGAGGAAGGTGAAGGAATCAGACTTGGACAAGTTGGAGTATTTGGATATGGTTATAAAGGAAAACATGAGGCTCCATCCAGTGGCACCGTTACTAATACCACACCAATCGAGGGAAGATTGCATGGTTGGAGATTTTTTCAtaccaagaaaatcaagagtgGTAATAAATGCATGGGCAATTATGAGAGACTCAAGTGTATGGAGTGAGGCAGAGAAGTTCTGGCCAGAGAGATTTGAAGGAAGCAACATAGATGTGAGAGGGCATGACTTCCAGTTTATACCATTCGGGTCTGGCAGAAGGGCCTGTCCAGGAATGCAAATGGGTCTAACAATGGTTCGACTAACAGTGGCACAACTTGTGCATTGTTTTCATTGGAAACTGCCGAGTGACATGTTGCCAGATCACTTGGACATGACAGAAGAGTTCGGCCTCACTATGCCAAGGGCCAATCATCTACTTGCCGTTCCAACTTATCGGCTTCACACTGCAAGTGattag
- the LOC114422590 gene encoding cytochrome P450 CYP736A12-like isoform X1: MIWIAAFLVSLAFLWLWISNKNAKKLPPGPIGLPILGSLHKLGANPHRGLHQLAQKYGPIMHLRLGFVPTIVISSPQAAELFLKTHDLVFASRPPHEAIKYIAWEQRNLGFAEYGSYWRNMRKMCTLELLSQTKINSFRIVREEELDLSIKLLREASNDGAAAVDISAKVARISADMACRMVLGKKYMDQDLDEKGFKAVVQEVMHLLATPNIGDYIPYIGKLDLQGLIKRMKAVRKIFDEFFDKIIDEHIQSDKGQDNKVKDFVDVMLGFVGSEEYEYRIERPNIKAILLDMLLGSMDTSATVIEWTLSELLKNPRVMKKVQMELETVVGMQRKVKESDLDKLEYLDMVIKENMRLHPVAPLLIPHQSREDCMVGDFFIPRKSRVVINAWAIMRDSSVWSEAEKFWPERFEGSNIDVRGHDFQFIPFGSGRRACPGMQMGLTMVRLTVAQLVHCFHWKLPSDMLPDHLDMTEEFGLTMPRANHLLAVPTYRLHTASD; this comes from the exons ATGATTTGGATAGCAGCTTTTTTAGTTTCTCTTGCTTTTCTGTGGTTATGGATAAGCAACAAGAATGCAAAGAAATTACCACCTGGTCCCATAGGGTTGCCAATTTTGGGAAGCCTTCACAAGTTGGGTGCAAATCCTCATCGTGGCCTGCACCAACTAGCCCAAAAATATGGACCTATCATGCACTTACGCTTAGGTTTTGTGCCCACCATAGTTATTTCTTCCCCCCAAGCTGCTGAACTGTTCCTCAAGACCCATGACCTTGTCTTTGCTAGTAGACCACCCCATGAAGCTATAAAGTACATTGCTTGGGAGCAGAGGAACTTGGGATTTGCTGAATATGGTTCTTACTGGCGCAACATGCGCAAGATGTGCACATTGGAATTGCTTAGCCAAACCAAAATTAACTCCTTCAGAATCGTGAGAGAAGAAGAACTTGACCTATCCATCAAGCTTCTAAGAGAGGCATCCAATGATGGAGCTGCTGCTGTTGATATCAGTGCCAAGGTTGCAAGAATCAGTGCAGACATGGCTTGTAGAATGGTCTTGGGAAAGAAGTACATGGACCAGGACTTGGATGAGAAGGGGTTTAAGGCTGTGGTGCAAGAGGTAATGCACTTACTAGCAACTCCTAACATAGGTGATTACATTCCTTACATTGGTAAACTTGACCTTCAAGGGCTAATCAAGCGTATGAAGGCGGTTCGCAAAATCTTTgatgaattctttgacaaaatTATTGATGAGCATATTCAATCAGACAAGGGACAAGACAATAAGGTGAAGGATTTTGTGGATGTCATGTTGGGCTTTGTTGGTAGCGAGGAATATGAATACCGTATTGAACGGCCCAATATCAAAGCTATATTGCTG GATATGCTGTTGGGTTCAATGGATACTTCGGCTACAGTAATTGAGTGGACACTTTCAGAGCTCCTAAAGAATCCACGGGTGATGAAGAAAGTCCAAATGGAGTTGGAAACTGTGGTGGGTATGCAGAGGAAGGTGAAGGAATCAGACTTGGACAAGTTGGAGTATTTGGATATGGTTATAAAGGAAAACATGAGGCTCCATCCAGTGGCACCGTTACTAATACCACACCAATCGAGGGAAGATTGCATGGTTGGAGATTTTTTCAtaccaagaaaatcaagagtgGTAATAAATGCATGGGCAATTATGAGAGACTCAAGTGTATGGAGTGAGGCAGAGAAGTTCTGGCCAGAGAGATTTGAAGGAAGCAACATAGATGTGAGAGGGCATGACTTCCAGTTTATACCATTCGGGTCTGGCAGAAGGGCCTGTCCAGGAATGCAAATGGGTCTAACAATGGTTCGACTAACAGTGGCACAACTTGTGCATTGTTTTCATTGGAAACTGCCGAGTGACATGTTGCCAGATCACTTGGACATGACAGAAGAGTTCGGCCTCACTATGCCAAGGGCCAATCATCTACTTGCCGTTCCAACTTATCGGCTTCACACTGCAAGTGattag
- the LOC114423097 gene encoding pentatricopeptide repeat-containing protein At4g19191, mitochondrial codes for MVTHYCGVTPCINRFSTLFTWNSNFRHLVNQGHAQNALILFRQMKQSGITPNNSTFPFVLKACAKLSHLRNSQIIHAHVLKSCFQSNIFVQTATVDMYVKCGRLEDAHNVFVEMPVRDIASWNAMLLGFAQSGFLDRLSCLLRHMRLSGIRPDAVTVLLLIDSILRVKSLTSLGAVYSFGIRIGVHMDVSVANTLIAAYSKCGNLCSAETLFDEIDSGLRSVVSWNSMIAAYANFEKHVKAVNCYKGMLDGGFSPDISTILNLLSSCMQPKALFHGLLVHSHGVKLGCDSDVCVVNTLICMYSKCGDVHSARFLFNGMSDKTCVSWTVMISAYAEKGYMSEAMTLFNAMEAAGEKPDLVTVLALISGCGQTGALELGKWIDNYSINNGLKDNVVVCNALIDMYAKCGGFNDAKELFYTMANRTVVSWTTMITACALNGDVKDALELFFMMLEMGMKPNHITFLAVLQACAHGGLVERGLECFNMMTQKYGINPGIDHYSCMVDLLGRKGHLREALEIIKSMPFEPDSGIWSALLSACKLHGKMEMGKYVSEQLFELEPQVAVPYVEMANIYASAEMWEGVAAIRRNMKYLQVRKSPGQSIIQVNGKPTIFTVEDRDHPETLYIYDMLDGLTSRSKKGLLAYSEEIFECEWE; via the coding sequence ATGGTAACCCATTATTGTGGTGTGACTCCATGCATCAACCGTTTCTCAACCCTTTTCACGTGGAACTCCAACTTCAGACACCTTGTCAATCAGGGCCATGCCCAAAACGCCCTTATTCTCTTCCGCCAGATGAAGCAAAGTGGCATCACACCCAACAACTCAACCTTTCCCTTCGTCTTAAAAGCATGTGCCAAACTTTCCCATCTCAGGAACTCTCAAATCATCCATGCCCACGTCCTCAAATCATGCTTTCAGTCCAACATTTTCGTGCAAACCGCAACGGTTGATATGTATGTCAAGTGTGGTCGGTTGGAGGATGCACACAACGTGTTTGTTGAAATGCCCGTCAGGGACATTGCTTCTTGGAATGCAATGCTGTTGGGATTTGCTCAGTCTGGCTTCCTTGATAGGCTGTCTTGTCTTCTACGTCACATGAGGCTTTCTGGAATTCGTCCCGACGCAGTCACTGTCTTGCTACTCATTGATTCGATTTTGCGTGTGAAAAGTCTGACATCTTTGGGTGCAgtttattcctttgggattcgGATTGGTGTACATATGGATGTTTCTGTGGCTAACACTTTGATTGCTGCATATTCCAAGTGTGGTAACTTGTGCTCGGCAGAGACTCTGTTTGATGAAATTGACTCTGGTCTGAGGTCTGTTGTGTCCTGGAATTCAATGATTGCTGCATATGCGAATTTTGAGAAGCATGTCAAGGCTGTTAATTGTTACAAAGGGATGCTAGATGGTGGCTTTTCCCCAGACATTAGCACAATTCTCAATTTGCTTTCATCGTGCATGCAACCTAAGGCACTATTTCATGGTTTGCTAGTACATTCTCATGGAGTCAAGTTGGGTTGTGATTCTGATGTATGTGTGGTGAATACTCTCATTTGTATGTATTCAAAGTGCGGGGATGTTCATTCTGCAAGATTTTTGTTTAATGGCATGTCTGACAAGACTTGTGTTTCATGGACTGTAATGATTAGTGCATATGCTGAGAAAGGATATATGAGTGAGGCAATGACCTTGTTTAATGCAATGGAAGCTGCTGGTGAGAAACCAGATTTGGTTACTGTGCTTGCTTTGATTTCAGGTTGTGGCCAGACAGGGGCGCTTGAACTTGGAAAATGGATTGACAATTACTCTATTAACAACGGGTTGAAAGATAATGTTGTAGTTTGTAACGCACTAATTGACATGTATGCCAAGTGTGGAGGTTTTAATGATGCTAAGGAGCTTTTCTACACCATGGCTAACAGAACTGTCGTCTCCTGGACAACCATGATTACTGCTTGTGCATTGAATGGAGACGTTAAAGATGCCTTggagttattttttatgatgttagaaatGGGAATGAAACCAAACCACATAACATTTCTTGCTGTTCTCCAAGCTTGTGCACATGGAGGTTTAGTAGAAAGAGGATTGGAGTGCTTCAACATGATGACTCAAAAGTATGGCATAAACCCTGGTATAGATCATTATTCTTGTATGGTTGATCTTCTTGGTCGTAAAGGACATCTCAGAGAAGctttagaaattattaaaagtatGCCTTTTGAACCTGATTCTGGAATATGGAGTGCATTGCTCTCTGCTTGCAAACTTCATGGTAAGATGGAGATGGGCAAGTATGTGTCTGAACAGCTATTTGAATTGGAGCCCCAAGTGGCAGTTCCATACGTGGAGATGGCTAACATATATGCATCAGCTGAAATGTGGGAAGGAGTTGCAGCTATTAGAAGAAATATGAAATATCTTCAAGTCAGGAAATCTCCCGGGCAAAGTATTATTCAAGTAAATGGAAAACCTACTATATTTACAGTTGAGGATAGGGATCACCCTGAAACCTTGTACATATATGATATGCTAGATGGTCTGACTTCCCGTTCTAAAAAAGGACTACTAGCTTATTCAGAGGAGATTTTTGAATGTGAATGGGAGTGA
- the LOC114421907 gene encoding protein ACTIVITY OF BC1 COMPLEX KINASE 8, chloroplastic-like, giving the protein MASSSSLLLLEFKFLAPQITPKRRRSLSSFCSRHSVSLNSRYNVALRTRIRAVMEEGAVIDRVNDVKWSGNGVAASEYGGNGSVNGYVNGVSGVMESEDANGRLVKYVNGNGVAAEVVEDFAESLKRKEDGRKKRLEEIGKEDAWFKKQTGEAPIEVAVAPGGRWSRFKTYSMIQRTLEIWGFVITFIFKSWLNNRKFSYKGGMTEEKKILRRKALAKWLKESILRLGPTFIKVGQQFSTRVDILPQEYVDQLSELQDQVPPFPSETAVAIVEEELGSPLASVFDHFEYEPIAAASLGQVHRARLRGQEVVVKVQRPGLKALFDIDLKNLRVIAEYLQKIDPKSDGAKRDWVAIYDECASVLYQEIDYTKEAANAELFASNFENLDYVKVPTIIWDYTTPQILTMEYVPGIKINKIQALDRLGLDRKRLGRYAVESYLEQILSHGFFHADPHPGNIAVDDVNGGRLIFYDFGMMGSISQNIREGLLEAFYGIYEKNPDKVLQSMIQMGVLVPTGDMTAVKRTAQFFLNSFEERLAAQRREREMETAELGFKQPLSKEEQVMKKKERLAAIGEDLLAIAADQPFRFPATFTFVVRAFSVLDGIGKGLDPRFDITEIAKPYALELLRFREAGVEVILKDLRKRWDRQSQAFYNLFRQADRVEKLAEIIERLEQGDLKLRVRTLESERAFQRIATVQRTIGNAIAAGSLINLATILFLNSIRVPATIAYVFCAIFGFQVLFGIVKIKKLDERERLITGTA; this is encoded by the exons AtggcttcctcttcttctttacTCCTACTCGAGTTCAAATTTCTTGCACCGCAAATTACCCCCAAACGGCGCCGTTCTCTATCTAGTTTTTGCTCTCGCCATTCCGTTTCTCTGAACTCCAGGTACAATGTTGCTCTCCGTACGCGAATCCGCGCCGTCATGGAAGAAGGTGCCGTCATTGACAGAGTGAACGACGTCAAATGGAGTGGAAACGGAGTTGCCGCCAGCGAATACGGTGGTAACGGCTCCGTTAACGGTTACGTGAACGGCGTCTCGGGAGTTATGGAGAGTGAGGATGCGAACGGAAGATTGGTAAAGTACGTGAACGGCAATGGTGTAGCGGCAGAAGTGGTGGAAGATTTTGCGGAATCTTTGAAGCGGAAGGAAGATGGAAGAAAGAAGAGGTTGGAGGAGATTGGTAAAGAGGATGCCTGGTTCAAAAAACAAACTGGGGAAGCACCAATTGAG gtGGCGGTTGCGCCTGGTGGTCGCTGGAGCAGGTTCAAGACTTACTCGATGATCCAGAGGACGTTGGAGATTTGGGGATTTGTTATAACATTTATCTTCAAGTCTTGGCTGAATAATCGCAAGTTCTCTTATAAAG GAGGAATGACAGAGGAAAAGAAAATCTTAAGGCGAAAGGCCCTTGCCAAGTGGCTGAAGGAGAGCATTCTGAGATTAGGTCCTACATTTATCAAAGTTGGCCAGCAATTCTCCACAAGAGTGGACATTCTTCCACAAGAATATGTTGATCAGTTGTCTGAACTTCAG GATCAAGTTCCTCCATTTCCCTCAGAGACTGCTGTAGCTATTGTTGAAGAAGAACTTGGAAGTCCTTTAGCTAGCGTCTTTGATCATTTTGAGTATGAACCAATAGCTGCTGCAAGTCTTG GTCAGGTTCATCGTGCAAGATTAAGGGGACAGGAGGTTGTTGTTAAAGTGCAAAGGCCTGGTCTCAAAGCTCTTTTTGACATTGATCTTAAAAACCTGAGG GTTATTGCTGAATATCTTCAAAAAATTGATCCCAAATCAGATGGTGCAAAGAGGGATTGGGTTGCTATTTATGATGAGTGTGCCTCTGTTTTATATCAG GAGATTGATTACACCAAGGAAGCTGCTAATGCAGAACTATTTGCAAGTAACTTTGAAAACTTGGATTATGTGAAAGTCCCTACAATCATCTGGGATTATACCACACCACAG ATTCTGACAATGGAGTATGTTCCtgggattaaaataaataaaatacaagctTTAGATCGACTGGGTCTTGACCGCAAAAG GTTAGGGCGATATGCAGTTGAGTCTTACTTGGAGCAGATTTTATCACATGGTTTCTTCCATGCTGACCCT CATCCTGGAAATATTGCAGTTGATGATGTCAATGGTGGAAGATTGATCTTTTATGATTTTGGAATGATGGGAAG TATCAGTCAAAATATCCGAGAAGGTTTACTTGAAGCTTTTTATGGAATTTATGAGAAGAATCCAGATAAG GTCCTTCAATCAATGATTCAAATGGGTGTTCTTGTCCCAACTGGAGATATGACTGCTGTTAAACGAACAGCACAGTTCTTCCTCAACAG ttttgaaGAGCGTTTGGCTGCacaaaggagagagagagagatggaaACAGCTGAACTTGGATTCAAACAGCCATTAAGCAAAGAGGAACAagtaatgaagaagaaagaacgtCTGGCTGCTATTG GTGAGGATTTATTAGCCATTGCAGCAGACCAGCCCTTTCGGTTTCCTGCTACATTCACATTTGTTGTTAGAGCCTTCTCAG TATTGGATGGCATTGGAAAGGGCCTTGATCCTCGTTTTGATATTACTGAGATTGCCAAACC TTATGCTCTGGAGTTGCTAAGATTCCGTGAGGCAGGAGTTGAAGTTATCCTAAAG GACTTGAGAAAGAGATGGGACAGACAATCTCAAGcattttacaatttatttagACAGGCTGATAGGGTTGAAAAGCTTGCTGAAATCATTGAAAGATTG GAGCAAGGTGATTTAAAGCTCCGAGTACGAACTTTGGAATCTGAGAGGGCATTCCAGCGTATTGCCACTGTCCAGCGGACAATAGGAAAT GCAATAGCTGCTGGGAGCCTAATAAATCTTGCAACAATTCTGTTTCTTAACTCGATTAGG GTGCCTGCCACTATAGCATATGTCTTCTGTGCAATCTTTGGTTTTCAAGTTCTCTTTGGCATTGTGAAGATCAAAAAGCTAGATGAACGGGAAAGGTTGATTACAGGGACTGCATAA
- the LOC114421908 gene encoding nuclear transcription factor Y subunit B-10-like isoform X1, whose translation MTGTKRNQITTSPVGSPTSGNISDSYSSKEQDRFLPIANVSRIMKRALPANAKISKEAKETVQECVSEFISFITGEASDKCQREKRKTINGDDLLWAMTTLGFENYVGPLKLYLNNYRETEGEKSSTSMAKQEELHSPTHQHQTNIDGVVEINKLLPHSVAAATKASDFNNTTFSAGGFYSVGPHQVTAPKSFTEMGGLNGYRESSIAQSALSADQIQDASGNRMMPPNLRYRVEW comes from the coding sequence ATGACAGGGACGAAGAGAAACCAAATTACAACAAGTCCTGTGGGAAGTCCAACATCTGGTAACATCTCAGACAGCTACTCTTCAAAAGAACAAGACAGATTCCTCCCAATAGCCAATGTTAGCCGAATCATGAAAAGGGCACTCCCAGCCAATGCAAAAATCTCAAAGGAAGCAAAAGAAACAGTTCAAGAGTGTGTGTCTGAGTTCATAAGCTTCATCACTGGTGAGGCCTCAGACAAGTGCCAGAGGGAAAAGAGGAAGACAATCAATGGTGATGATCTTCTTTGGGCCATGACAACACTAGGATTTGAGAACTATGTTGGACCCTTGAAGCTCTACCTCAACAACTACAGGGAAACTGAGGGAGAAAAGAGTTCTACTTCTATGGCAAAACAAGAAGAACTTCACTCTCCAACTCATCAACACCAAACCAATATTGATGGGGTGGTTGAAATCAACAAGTTATTGCCTCATTCTGTGGCTGCAGCAACCAAAGCTTCGGACTTCAACAACACTACTTTCAGTGCTGGTGGCTTCTATTCTGTGGGGCCTCATCAAGTAACTGCTCCAAAGAGCTTCACTGAGATGGGAGGGTTGAATGGTTATAGAGAGAGTTCCATTGCTCAAAGTGCGCTCAGTGCTGATCAAATTCAAGATGCAAGTGGCAATAGAATGATGCCACCCAACCTACGTTATAGGGTTGAATGGTAG
- the LOC114421908 gene encoding nuclear transcription factor Y subunit B-8-like isoform X2, with product MKRALPANAKISKEAKETVQECVSEFISFITGEASDKCQREKRKTINGDDLLWAMTTLGFENYVGPLKLYLNNYRETEGEKSSTSMAKQEELHSPTHQHQTNIDGVVEINKLLPHSVAAATKASDFNNTTFSAGGFYSVGPHQVTAPKSFTEMGGLNGYRESSIAQSALSADQIQDASGNRMMPPNLRYRVEW from the coding sequence ATGAAAAGGGCACTCCCAGCCAATGCAAAAATCTCAAAGGAAGCAAAAGAAACAGTTCAAGAGTGTGTGTCTGAGTTCATAAGCTTCATCACTGGTGAGGCCTCAGACAAGTGCCAGAGGGAAAAGAGGAAGACAATCAATGGTGATGATCTTCTTTGGGCCATGACAACACTAGGATTTGAGAACTATGTTGGACCCTTGAAGCTCTACCTCAACAACTACAGGGAAACTGAGGGAGAAAAGAGTTCTACTTCTATGGCAAAACAAGAAGAACTTCACTCTCCAACTCATCAACACCAAACCAATATTGATGGGGTGGTTGAAATCAACAAGTTATTGCCTCATTCTGTGGCTGCAGCAACCAAAGCTTCGGACTTCAACAACACTACTTTCAGTGCTGGTGGCTTCTATTCTGTGGGGCCTCATCAAGTAACTGCTCCAAAGAGCTTCACTGAGATGGGAGGGTTGAATGGTTATAGAGAGAGTTCCATTGCTCAAAGTGCGCTCAGTGCTGATCAAATTCAAGATGCAAGTGGCAATAGAATGATGCCACCCAACCTACGTTATAGGGTTGAATGGTAG
- the LOC114421909 gene encoding protein HEAT INTOLERANT 4-like: MRRGAKRKTKQDQEAKHVAAEDNKTEAQPRAKRAKTSKPQSEPEYFEDKRNLEDLWKETFPVGTEWDQLDTVYQYKWDFSNLENAFEEDGVLYGKKVYLFGCTEPQLVMFKGESKVVLIPAVVAVVSPFPPSDKIGINSVQREAEEIVPMKQMKMDWVPYIPLEGRDSQVDRLKSQIFILSCTQRRSALKHLKLDRLKKYEYCLPYFYQPFKEDELEQSTEVQIIYPAEPKPVFCEFDWELDELEEFTDKLTEEEELSEDQKDAFKEFVKGKVREAKKANREAREARKKAIEEMSEETKAAFESMRFYKFYPVQSPDAPDVSNVKSPFINRYYGKAHEVL; this comes from the exons ATGAGGAGAGGAGCTAAGAGAAAGACGAAGCAGGACCAAGAAGCCAAACACGTCGCAGCCGAAGATAACAAGACCGAAGCTCAGCCTCGAGCTAAACGGGCCAAGACCTCCAAGCCTCAATCCGAACCTGAGTACTTCGAAGATAAGCGCAACTTG GAAGATTTGTGGAAGGAAACATTCCCCGTTGGAACTGAG TGGGACCAATTGGATACTGTCTATCAATACAAGTGGGATTTCTCGAATCTAGAA AATGCGTTTGAAGAGGATGGCGTGTTGTATGGGAAAAAGGTTTATCTCTTTGGTTGCACTGAGC CTCAGCTGGTCATGTTTAAAGGGGAAAGCAAAGTTGTCTTGATACCTGCTGTAGTAGCT GTTGTATCACCTTTCCCACCATCTGATAAAATTGGGATAAACTCAGTTCAAAGAGAGGCTGAAGAGATAGTTCCGATGAAGCAAATGAAAATGGACTGGGTTCCATATATTCCCTTGGAGGGCAG AGATAGCCAAGTTGATAGACTAAAATCCCAAATATTTATCTTGAGTTGTACCCAAAGAAG GTCTGCTTTAAAACATCTGAAGTTGGATAGATTAAAGAAATATGAGTACTGCTTGCCTT ATTTCTATCAGCCGTTTAAGGAAGATGAACTTGAACAGAGCACTGAAGTTCAAATTATATATCCAGCTGAGCCAAAGCCG GTCTTTTGTGAATTTGATTGGGAATTAGATGAACTTGAG GAGTTTACTGATAAGCTCACAGAGGAGGAGGAGTTATCCGAAGATCAAAAGGATGCCTTCAAG gAATTTGTCAAGGGAAAGGTTCGTGAAGCTAAGAAAGCTAATAGAGAG GCAAGGGAAGCTCGGAAAAAAGCCATTGAAGAAATGAGTGAGGAAACCAAAGCTGCGTTTGAGAGTATGAGATTTTATAAGTTCTACCCTGTTCAATCTCCAGATGCACCTGATGTATCAAATGTTAAG TCTCCATTCATTAACAGGTATTACGGAAAGGCTCATGAGGTTCTGTGA
- the LOC114423537 gene encoding uncharacterized protein LOC114423537 has translation MLDFGDELTLDGFRIPWLIWIQLLVFLLLLALLFCLSVIALDPSHHTTSPSASATATDSDLHTQQPSNHHSTAVTNRLQSTRGVENTSTKGEIATSASTGIVREEFAEGEASTSSLYFLHPCYYFNLAKEAFLKCLGLDNDVPSTQNNRKTKES, from the exons ATGTTGGATTTTGGAGACGAGCTGACGTTAGATGGTTTCAGGATCCCATGGCTCATATGGATTCAACTTTTAGTGTTCCTTCTTCTCCTTGCCCTTCTCTTTTGCCTCTCCGTCATTGCTCTAGATCCCTCTCACCACACCACGTCTCCTTCAGCCTCTGCCACTGCCACTGATTCTGATCTTCACACTCAACAACCCTCCAACCACCATTCCACTGCTGTGACCAACCGTCTTCAGAGCACCCGG GGGGTAGAGAACACAAGTACTAAAGGTGAGATAGCAACGAGCGCAAGCACAGGAATTGTGAGAGAAGAGTTTGCAGAGGGGGAGGCTTCAACTTCTTCATTGTATTTCCTTCACCCTTGCTATTATTTCAACTTAGCCAAAGAAGCATTCCTCAAATGTCTTGGCCTTGATAATGATGTTCCTTCAACCCAAAACaataggaaaacaaaagaaagctaG